The Mucilaginibacter terrae region TTGACGGTGCAAAAATGGCGGTGTTTAGGCATGTACGCGGCAATCAGCACAGTCTCAGTAGTAATTTTATCCGCAAGATATTTAAAGACCGCTCCGGACGATTATGGTTAGGAACATCCAACGGCTTAAATTTATTCGAACCCGAAACTAATACATTTTCATCCCACATTCACCGGTCAGCTTATGTGGAAAGTAAGGGTGACCGCATCAATGATATTTATGAAGATGCCGATCAGGCACTTTGGGTGGCCACCGGGTGGGGCTCCATATCCAAAGTAAATGTTAAAGAAAGACGGTTTGAAGATTATTATTTCCGCAATACCCAGTCTGCACCGCAAAACAACAGCAATGTTTATTGTATTGCACACCGCAACGTCACAAGCATGTGGGTGGGTACGCAAAACGGCGTCAGGATATTTGACATAAAGAGCCGTAAGTTCATTGATCCTCCCTATCAGCTTAGCAAAAAAATTCCTTACAGGATACGGACACTGGCTGTAACCCGCTCAGGCCAACTGTGGATAGGAACGGAGGAGAATGGTTTGTTCAGGGCCAACCTGGCTGATGGTAAGCTGGAGCATTTTCAATACTCCCCGCAAAATTCTGGCAGTTTAGGCAGCAACCGTATCATTAGTATGGCGATTGGGGCAAAAGATCAGTTATATGTGGGTACGGTAAACGGCGGGTTCAATGTGTTTAATGAAGAAAACAAAAGTTTTGTTAAATATATTAATGATCCTGCATTACCAAATTCAATTTCGCAGCGGAGTGTATCTGCTATATTTTTAGATAAACAGCAAAATATATGGCTCGGAACACCAAGGGGAGGTGTTGACGTTGCCACCACCAGCCGGCCTAAGTTTGACCGTTATCAGCATAACCCCAACCGGTTAAGCATCAGTTATAACGATGTTAAAAGCTTTTCTGAGGATGAACATGGGAATATCTGGATCGGAACTGATGGAGGGGGATTAAACTATTTTAACAGGGAAACCGGTGCATTCAAGGCGTATCGTAACATACCTGGTAAGTCAAACACGCTGGGGTCTGATCAGGTGATGAGTGTTTTGAGCGACCATGCCGGCAGGTTATGGGCTGGTACATTTGATGGAGGGCTGAACCTGTTCGACCCCACTAACGGAACGTTTGAACGATTTGTTCATGATTCCCGGAACAAAGCCTCGATCGCCTCAAACCTGGTAGAAGATATCCTGGAAGACAGTAAAAAAAGGCTTTGGGTATGTACCTATAACGGAGGACTCAACCTATTCGACCCCCAAAAGAAAGAATTTGTACTGGCAGGGCAAGGTAAAACGCCTGATAAACAGATAAGCGGGGTGAAGTTATTATCGGTTAAAGAAGACCGGCAGGGTAAACTTTGGATAGTTACTGATGATGCGGGCCTAAACCGTTACGATCCGGAGACCGGCGGGGTAAAGCATTATTTTAATAAGGGACTTAATTCCGACCTGACCGCAGTTTTTATTGACCATTACGGAAGGATTTGGGCAGGTAAGAACGGACTCTATCTTTATCATCCTGACGAGGACCGATTTATACTCTACAAAGATGCCGGTGAACTCAAAAATGAATTCATTAAAGGCATCCTTGAAAGTACGCCCGGCGAGTTGTGGATTTCCACCACCAACGGGATCTATCAGTTTAACATTCTCAAAAAAACACTTAAAAACTATAATACCAACGATGGATTGCAGGGGATGGAATTCGAATTTAATTCTTGTTTGAAGGCGAGGGACGGCACCATGTTTTTTGGTGGCACTAACGGATTCAATGCATTTAAGCCTGATTCGATCAAATTAAACAATTTCATGGCTCCAATTTATTTTACCTCGTTGGAGATATTCAATCAAAAAATAAAACCTGCGCCAAACTCTGTGCTGTCAAAGGATATTTCGTACACCGGTGAGATCGTACTTTCGCCCGAACAGACCTCATTTGGTATAGAGTTCGCATTGCTGAATTTTGTAAACCCTGCAAATAACAGGTATGCCTATAAATTAGAAAATTTTGACCGAAAATGGAATGATATAGGGCATTTACACCATGCTTCATACACCAATCTTGATCCTGGTAAATACATATTTAAGGTTAAAGCCGCCAACAATGATGGGCTGTGGAACCCGAAGGTTGCTACGTTAACCGTTATAATAAGTCCTCCTTTTTACAAAACCTGGTGGTTTGCATTACTAACCATAGCAACTGTTTTAACCATTTTATACCTGGCTTACGACTTTAAAAAGAAGCTGGATCATAAGACCCTGATAGAGAAACAAAAAGAAGAGGTGCTTCAACTCCAACTGCAATTTTTTACCAACATCTCTCATGAGTTCAGAACGCCATTAAGCCTGATCGTCGGCCCCCTCGAGGCGTTGAAAAACGAAAATTCTCCTGTGCGTCAAAAGAAGCTATACCAGGTTATAGATCGTAATGCTCAACGACTGATGAGGCTGGTAAATGAACTAATGGATTTTAGGAAACTGCAGTCGGGGGTATTAAGATTGAGCATCAGACCTTACCATGCCAGTGAATTATTTGGCAACATAGCCGCTGAATTTGAGAATATAGCTGCACAGAAAGAGATCAATTTTGAGGTATCAGTTCAAAACGATATCGACACGGTTTGGGTAGATGGAGATTTTGTGGAGAAGATCATCTACAACCTGCTGAACAATGCTTTTAAGTATACCGAAGCGGGTGGCGTGGTTAATTTTAACGTATGGACCAGTATGAAGGAACATACCGCTGCTTTTCAAAACCAATTGCAGTTCCTGCATCCTGTGCGAGCCGAAAAGTATCTGTACATCAGGGTAAAGGATTCAGGTATCGGTATTTCTCCTGAATCTATAGTTCATTTATTTGAACGCTATTACCGCATCAGTAATGCGCACCTTGGATCGGGGATCGGTTTAGCGTTTGTGAAAAGCTTGACCGAATTGCATCGGGGTGATATATATGTTTATAGTGAACGCCATAAAGGGACTGAACTAATTATAGGTTTACCTTACCGAAAGGAAGACCATGAGGCCGGATCGATGGCAGATGCCGGTTATGAAAGTTTGGTTAGGCTGGAGAGCACGGCAGATACAACCGACTTTGAGATTGATGATTACGCCAACGAAGTTCCTGCATCGGGTAAAGAAGAGCATGACCGCATATTACTCGTGGACGATAACCTGGAACTACGTACATTTCTTAAGGACGTTTTGGAAAAGCATTACCACATCATGGAAGCCAATAATGGAAAGGAAGGACTGACCCTGGCTAAAGAAAACTATCCCGATATTATTTTGAGCGACGTAATGATGCCGGAAATGGATGGCATAGAATTTTGTTATCAGGTTAAGAATGATCTGGATACCAGTCATATCCCCTTTGTGATGCTTACTGCAAAAGATGCGATCGAGTCGAAAATTCAAGGTACACAATCCGGTGCGGATGTATACCTTACCAAACCGCTGAGCATGGCCTTGCTGCTGGCCACAGTCAAAAATATACTGGATCAGCAAAAGAAAAGCAGAGAGCATTATATCAAAGATTATTTTTTAGGAACCAAGGATTTGGTGCAAACCACCAAGGACAAAGAGTTTCTGGATCATTTTTCCAATATACTCGACCAGCAAATTACAAATAGCGATCTTGATATGGTGCATCTTTCGCAGGAGATGGGCATGAGTCAGTCTAAACTATACCAAAAGATCAAAAAATTGTCGGGGCAGTCCATTGTGGAGTTTGTGCGGAGCTACCGGTTAAAGAAAGCGGTACAGATCATGGTTCATGAAGATATATCCATCAACGAGGTTATCTACAGGGTTGGCATCCAAACCGCTTCCCATTTTGCAAAAATTTTTAAAAAGGAATATGGCAAAACACCATCTCAATTCCTAAATGAGATCAAGGGTCGCGCCTGATCCCGATTCCTTAAAATAAATTCACCGGCACGTTTCCGAACATGTTCAGCTTTACTAAAAGGGCCTATAATGCCTGAAAATAGCGATTTGGACAACAATTATGCGAATTTGCGATAACGCACAGTCCTCATTCACTTCGTTATTTGCTTGTGAATTCGATGTTACACAGTATCTCATTCTTGCAGCCGGATACAAAATCGCGCTTTAAGAATTCCTGCGAACGTCCTCTTCATTGAGTAAACCAATTTTAACCAGTTAAATTAAATTATGCAAATTTTTACGCTTCAATGCTGGAGACGGTGCGGCATGCTTGCACTTATCATGTCTCTTTTTTGGATGGTCCCTTCCACAGCCCTTGGTCAGGGAATGGTGACGGTTTCCGGAACGGTCAGTTCAAAAGACGATGGAAGTTCTCTTCCCGGTACCTCCGTTAAATTAAAGAACGGTGCCCTTGGTACGACCACCGATGTCAATGGCAAATATTCGATCAGTGTGCCTCAGGGGGCTGTGCTCGTATTTAGCCAGGTTGGTATGGAACAAGTTGAGCAAACTGTCAAGGAAAGTACCATGAACATTGTCATGACTACCAAACAAGGATCGCTTAACGAGGTGGTGGTCATTGGTTATGGTACAACAACCAAGCAAAATCTTACCACGGCGGTAACCAAGATCGATCCTAAAAAGATCCCTACCGCGGCGAACAGTTCTGTACCCGAAATGCTTTTCGGCAGGGCTGCAGGTTTGCAAGTTACCCAGCAAAGTTCACAGCCGGGAGGTAATATCAATATCTCAGTTCGTGGTAAAGGAACGCCGCTTTATGTAGTTGATGGGGTTTTATTCCCTTCTGGTGGCCTGGAGCCCAGCAATGGTTCTTCTATTGAATTACAGGGGGTAAACCGTGGGGCACTGGCCGGATTAAATCCTAATGATATCGAATCTATTGAGGTGCTTAAAGATGCGAGCGCTGCTATTTACGGCGTTTCTGCGGCCAATGGTGTTATCCTGATCACTACAAAGAAAGGCAAGGCAGGCCGTATGAATATCAGTTACGATGGTAACCGTTCACTGGTGAAGAACCTGCCGTACCTGAAACCGCTGAATCCGACCGACTACATGAGTTATTTCAATCAGCTTAATCGCGACAAATATTTGTCGGACCGGAATATGGCGCCATTCGGTACAGTAACTGCAAATTTAAGCGGATACACTCAAACTTATTCTGCAGCACAGATTGCGGCTGCAGGGAAGGGTACCGACTGGTTAGGTCAGGTTTTGCGGAACGGCAGCGTCGACAATCATAACGTAAGCATCAACGGAGGTACGGAAAAATTGACCTATTTTTTCTCCGGACAATATTTTAACCAGCAGGGTACAGTAAAAGGATCTGATTTGACGCGCTATTCTGGCCGGATGAACCTCAGTTTCGAATTGGCATCTTGGGTAAAGTTAAACACCAATATAAGTGCCAACCGTAATAGTTACGGTAACCCTCAGGCTGGCTGGCAAACCGGCGGTTCAGGTACCCAGGGCTTTAATGCACTTCAGGCTGCACTGGCCTATCCCACCAGCGTGCCAGTATATGACGCTACCGGCGCTTATAGTATTTTCAGGAATACGGGCAATCCGCTTTCACTACTGACGATCAATGATAAGACCAAATTCGAGGGGATGCTTTCCAATTTTTCCCTGGATTTTACCATCATTCCCAAGATGCTGACCGCTAAAGTGCTCTATGGTAACAATAGCGAGAACTCGGTAAGGGATTTCTATATTCCTTCGGATGTATTCTTTGGACAATTGTATAAATCAAGAGCCAGCCTTGGCGAGTCAAGACGCCTGAACCAAACCATGGAGGCCTCCTTCTCTTTTAAAAAGAATATCAAGAATATCCTGAACATTGATGCAGTAATGGGCGTGGGCCGTTATTTAAATGATAATTCGGGTTTCGGGATCGAGACCTCCAATGTGCTTGACGCCATTAATACCGAAAATTTGGCAACGGCAACAGGTCCGAGAGTGATCTCTTCATATATCGGAAGGGATCAGTTACGCTCTTTCTTTATCCGAACCAATTTTGACTTCTTGGACCGTTACCTGTTATCCTTAAGCTTACGTCGTGATGGAACAGATAAATTCTATCCGGATAATAAATACCAGAACTTCCCTTCGATCTCAGGTGCCTGGAAGATCTCCAGTGAACCATTCTTCAAAGGCATGGATGTGGTCAGCCTGGCTAAGATCAGGGCAAGTTATGGTACAACCGGTACAAGCCCTGGAACGGCTGCTTATGGTATTTACGGCCCCGATGCAACAGCAATCACTTTCAACAACGGTTCGGTAGTTTATATCCCATACCGCCAGACCGCTTTTGACAATCCTAATCTACGCTGGCCGATCACTAAGACATTAGATCTTGGTTTTGATTTCGGCATCCTAAAAGACCGTATTAACGGCTCGGTAGATTGGTATCGCGAAGAGCTCACCAGGTTAGTGCAAAACGCAGCAACAGCGCAATTGTCGACCATATCGACCGCACCGGTCAATGGTGGGCATCAGCGCAGAGAAGGTATTGACATATCGCTGAATAGCACTAACATTCAGACACAGAACTTTAGCTGGAACAGTAATATCAATTTCACCAATTTTAAGATCCGCTGGGTAGAGCGCTTTTCATTCGACCCGCTTCCAAGAGGAGGTAGTCTGGAAGATCCAATCGGTACCATCTATGTTTATGAAACTAATGGGATTTTGCAACAGGGCCAAACACTGCCAACATCCCAGCCGAATGGTGCCAAAAAGCCTGGTTCGCCAATATTTGTTGACCAGAATGGGAATGGAACACTCGACGATGGAGACATTGTTAAAAGGGCAGGTGTGCCAAAAGGTATTATCGGGTTCGGTAACAACTTCAGGTATAAGAATATAGACCTTGCTGTATTTATGTACGGCCAGTACGGCGCATGGGGTTACGATTATACTACTAAGTGGGGTGATCCTTTAGCGCTGTTAGCGGGAAATCAAAGCGGAACGGACCGGATCAAACAAGCCTGGAGTACCAGTAACACCGCCGGCACATTACCCGGAGCTGCCTATAACGAAACTACGGTTACCGGTTTAAATGCAGGTATTGATACCCGTTTGGCCAAGCGCGACTTTATCCGTTGCCGTAACATTACTGCCGGGTATACCTTCGGTGGTCCTGCCATTCAAAAGTTTGCTAAAAGCATCCGTGTATTTGCTGATGTACAAAATGCATTCATAATTACCGGATTCAAGTCTATCGATCCGGAGATTCAAGCCGCTAATGCCAATGGCGGACCAGCTCCTTATCCAATGGCACGCACGATCTCATTAGGCCTTAGAGCCAATTTTTAATCTTAAACAATATGAAAAAGATAGTATATGCTGTAAGTATCACAGCTACGATGATACTCGGGGCTTGTAACAAGAACTTTGATCCTGTTCTTAATGGTGTGCTGATACCAACAAATTTTCCAAAGACAGAATCTGATTTTGAACTTTATACTCTTCAGGCGTATAAGCCTTTCGGTTCTAAGTGGGGTTATAATGATGTAGCCTATCAAAATATGTTCTTCAGCCCTGAATATGGGCAATTTGTGATGTTCGACCTTCCGACTGACGAATTTAATATCTTCACGGAGCAGGGCGGCGCCTGGGAAGGATTTAGCAAAGCAGATTTTTCTTTCATGCGTACACAGGGCAAAGCCAGCCATTTTGAAAAGGTGAGGTACATCACACGAATGACACAGGTGATCGCTGATCTGCAAAAAGCAAATATTTCAGATGCCAAAAGGAAGCTTTTCATCGCCGAGGCCAGAATGGGACGCGGCTGGGCCATGTATTATTTGTTGCACATGTATGGGCCGGTACCGTTTATAACCGATCCTGCCAAGATCAATACAGAAGCTGAAACCGACCTGACGAGGCCGACCCGCGAAGCATTCGTTAAAGTGATCGAAGAAGACCTAAGGTATGCAGCCGATAATCTGCCGGTGGCTCCTGCACAGTACGGGCGGTTTAATAAAGGGCTGGCACTTGGTAGCCTGATGCGATTGTATCTTAATGAAAAAAATTACGCCAAAGCGGAGCCGGTAGGACGCGAGATTCTGCCTTTAGGATATAGCCTGGTAACTGATTATGCCGGTTTGTTTAGGGAAGTAACGGAAAAGAACAGTGAGACCATTTACGCAATCACGGTTGATCCCGCAGCACCAACAAACGGAGACGGAGGAGGCAACTTCAATGCGATGGCACTTTATTGTCTTCCTAATGATTTTAAAAGTTTTAAACTGAATGGCGGCTGGTACAGTCCTAATGGTATTTATTGTCCAACCTGGCAGTTCTATGATTCTTTTGACGTAAATGATAAAAGGCGTTCGCTAATGATCCCGTCATACATTCCTAAAAATGGCGGTGCCGAACGTAACCGGGCTAATATGCGCGGGCCTGTTTTGAGGAAATACCCGGATGAATCTACCCCGGGAGCAGATGTGCAGGGTAATGACATCCCGCTTTTGAGATATGCAGATGTATTGTTGATGCTGGCCGAGGCCATTAACCATAATTCCAACGGACCTACATCAGAGGCCATTGGTTATGTAAATGATGTTCGTTTTAAACATGGTGGCCTGGGGCCGTTGGCAGCCACTGCAACCGGTTCACTTACCGCATTTGATGAAGCCATTTTGAAAGAGCGGGGCTGGGACCTTTATTTTGAAGGGGTGCGTAAGATAGACCTGATCAGGATGGGTAAATATGCATCAGCATTGCAGTCGGTAGGCAAAATTCCCGGGCCCGAACTTTTTCCGGTACCGCAGTACGCCATAGATGTAAGCAAGGGTAAACTTACACCTACGCCCGGCTATTAATAATACTTAATTGAGTGATAAGTAGTATAAACGAAGTTTTAAACAGACAATTATTTTTTATTTAAATCTACACAATTGGTTTAGGGCTACGCCCGGACGACAGGACCTGCCTCCCCGGCAGGCCTGTTTGTCTTTTTTAGCCGCAGTAAGGCAATTCAATAAGCCCTTCTAAAAATCATTTTGCAAAGAGACTTAAAAAGGCTGTGTAATATAGCCGCCAAATATTTATGAAAAGAAGAGCCTTCTTATTATCCGGTGTACAGATCTCCGCTTTAACGGCCCTGGCATCCACGCAAGGACGATCTTGGGTCAGGCTGATTGATATGCCTGCAAATGCCGGTAATAACGATCTTGACAGGTTGTTTATTAACCCGCCCATGGAAGCCCGGCCTTACACATTGTGGCACTGGATGAACGGGGTGATCAGTAGGGAAGGCATAACGGCAGATCTGGAATCTTTCAAAGAAGCAGGTTTGGGCGGAGCTCAAATGTTTTTGGTAGGGGGAAGTGAAGCTAAAATCGACGATCCGGCAAATCAGATCATGAGTGAGAACTGGAAAGAACTCTTTTCTCATGCCCTAAAGGAGTCTGGGCGTTTGGGTTTGAAATTAGGTACACACAACTCTCCCGGATGGTCTTCGACCGGGTATAAGACAATCGTTGCGGAACAAGCTATGCAACAGGTGGTTTTCACGGAGACGCTTGTTGGTGGAGACCGTTCATATGCAGGGCCTATCCCGCAACCAACTGCCAAAAAAGGGTTTTACAGAGATATTGTTTGTTGGGGTGTAAAAAAGGAAGGGCCGGTCAATGTCAATGAAATGATCAACCTTTCCGGCCATCTCAGTTCAAATGGTGATCTTAACTGGCAGGTGCCCTCAGGTGACTGGGTAGTAATACGTATCGGTCACACGGTCATTGAAAAATTCAATCTTACCGCACCTGTTTCGGGGCAGGGTTTGGAAGTTGATAAATTGGATGCACAGGCATTGCGGGCATACTGGAAGACCTTCCCGGATCAGTTAAATAAACTGGCCGGTAAATTCAATGGCTCTGTATTCAATCGATATGAAGTGGATAGTTATGAGATGGGCACCCAAAACTGGACATCAAAAATGCCGGCAGAATTTAAGAAAAGACGTGGATATGATATACTTCCTTTCCTTGTACAGGTGAGCGGTCGTCTTGTTACCGATAAGGACACCACTTCGCGTTTTCAATGGGATTGGAAAGAGACCATCAAGCAACTTTTTGCGGAGAACTATTATGGCAGCATGCAGCAGCTCATCAAAGAGCAGGGTATGGAATTTATTTTGGAGCCTTACGCCACAGGCCACGATCAGCCGTTTGAAAGCAATAACGCCGCCAAATATGGCGATGTGCTGATGTGTGAGTTCTGGCAAAAGCCTACCACGTGGGGCTGGGATTCTGTCAAGCCCACAGCATCAGGTGCACACACCTGGGGGAAAAACATAGTCGCAGCGGAAGCCTTTACAGGACAACCCAATTCAGCATGGAAGGTCGATCCTTATGCGCTTAAATCCGTTGGCGACCGTGCATTTGCAGGTGGGGTCAATATGTTGTTTTTTCATACCTCAGCCCATCAACCCTGGAAAAATGTGTATCCCGGGATGACCATGGGGCAGTGGGGAACGCATTTCGGCAGAACTCAGCTCTGGTGGAATAAGGGCGGCAAAGAATGGATCAGCTACCTTACCCGTTGCCAGTTTATGCTGCGGCAGGGCAAGCCGGTGACCGACCTGTTGTACCTGGTATATGACCGTGTAACGCCAAAGCCCATACCCGGATTTTATGATGAGACGATCGGAACGGATGCCTTACTCACCAGATTGGAAGTTGTTAACGGAGAACTGGCTTTGCCAGGCGGGTTGAGATACCAGTTGTTGATCCTGCCTGATTCCGCTCAGATGCGACCCGATATTGCCTTAAAGATAAAAAGTTTAGTGAAAGCAGGGGCAAGAATAGTGGGCCGAAAACCTGAACGTGCTCCCGGCCTGACGGATAGGGAAGTGAACGACAGGTTAGTGAAAGACATAGCGGATCAGCTCTGGGGTATGGCTGAATCTGAGAGCCACAACGTATATGGAAAGGGCCAGGTCTTCGCTCTGCAACCTGTTCCTGAAGTTGTTAATAAGCTAAACCTGACCCCGGATCTGGTAAGTGAGAGTAATGGGCAAATGCCTTTGTTGTGGGTGCATCGCCAGCTTGATAATGGAATAGATATTTATTTCATATCCAATCAGGAGGACAGGACAATTCAAGCTTCGATCAGCACCAGAGGCGAGGAGCGCATTCCTGAGCTATGGGCGGCAGATTCCGGCACTTCGGAAGAAGCCCCCTGCTTTCAGTTTAAAGATAAAAGGACGATCACCAGGATCGAGCTTGATCCAAGCGGTTCTGTATTTCTGGTATTCCGGAGAAAAAGACTGGACTCATTACTAACTTTAAATAGTATCCGTCAGGACGGATCTCTGAAGCCGTACCTGGTTAAATTCACGAAAGAAAAGGGTGGAAGAACAACATTGGCTGCCTCCGCCGGAGGAGTCTATTCCCTGGATCTCAGCAATGGAACACAGAAGGTCATTTCCATTGATCAGGTGCCACTGCCGTTATCTGTTAACGGGGCATGGCAATTGACTTTTAAGGAAGATGGTAGAGAAAAAACGATGATGTCCGATAAACTGGGTTCTTGGACAGAAATGGAGGAACTGAAATATTACTCGGGCACCATATTGTATGAGACCACTATACAAATTACCAAGGAACAGGCGACGGGAAAAATAAAAGCCTATCTTGACCTGGGTAAAGTGTTCAATACCGTATCAGTTATGGTTAACGGCAAGGATATGGGATTGCTGTGGAAGCCACCATTTGCCATGGACCTGACAGGTAAATTAAAGACAGGAGCCAATAAACTTTCTTTGCAGGTCACCAATCTCTGGGCTAACCGGCTGATAGGTGATGAACAATATCCTGACGACATGATCTGGGAGAAAAGAAACTTAAAGGAAATCCCGGTATGGTTAGACGATATCACCAAAAGACCTGAACCAAGGAGAAAGACATTTACGACCTTTAAATTTTTTAACAAGGACTCTCCTTTGCTGCCTTCAGGACTGATCGGGCCGGTCTTCATACACTTTGTAAAAAAGGTCCCGGTAAGTTTGTAGCCACTGATAATCAAGCCTGCGATAAAAAACATCCAACGATAGCCCAAGGCGATTGTTTCTGAGTTTATTGTGTCTAATGGCGACTCCCATATGCGTTTTTGTATTTGTTTTGGCAAAGTTAATCCTACCTTAAAATAATAAACTACTCTCAGGGTTCATACCTTTATCAAGAGTAATCTGTACTAAAACTATAAGAAAATAAGGAAAAAGATAGGAAAATGAAGCTATAAATGGGCATCAAAGAATTTCCTACGATTTTGTAACTGAAAATGCTAATTCTGAAAATCGTAAGAAATCTTAGGAAAGTATCTGAAACAATAAGCAGTAAAAACCTTGTTTAAATGAGAATATGAAAGTAAACGCAAGTGTATGATAGTCAATTACTTGCCAATGCAAAACTTCGAAAATATATTATCCAGTAGGTCGTCTGTTGTAACTGCGCCGGTTATTTCGCCAAGGTAGTGTAGGGCTTGTTTAATATCCATGGCTAAAAAGTCGGATGTTACCTGCATGTCAATGCCTTGCAGGGTTTTGATG contains the following coding sequences:
- a CDS encoding glycosyl hydrolase; translation: MKRRAFLLSGVQISALTALASTQGRSWVRLIDMPANAGNNDLDRLFINPPMEARPYTLWHWMNGVISREGITADLESFKEAGLGGAQMFLVGGSEAKIDDPANQIMSENWKELFSHALKESGRLGLKLGTHNSPGWSSTGYKTIVAEQAMQQVVFTETLVGGDRSYAGPIPQPTAKKGFYRDIVCWGVKKEGPVNVNEMINLSGHLSSNGDLNWQVPSGDWVVIRIGHTVIEKFNLTAPVSGQGLEVDKLDAQALRAYWKTFPDQLNKLAGKFNGSVFNRYEVDSYEMGTQNWTSKMPAEFKKRRGYDILPFLVQVSGRLVTDKDTTSRFQWDWKETIKQLFAENYYGSMQQLIKEQGMEFILEPYATGHDQPFESNNAAKYGDVLMCEFWQKPTTWGWDSVKPTASGAHTWGKNIVAAEAFTGQPNSAWKVDPYALKSVGDRAFAGGVNMLFFHTSAHQPWKNVYPGMTMGQWGTHFGRTQLWWNKGGKEWISYLTRCQFMLRQGKPVTDLLYLVYDRVTPKPIPGFYDETIGTDALLTRLEVVNGELALPGGLRYQLLILPDSAQMRPDIALKIKSLVKAGARIVGRKPERAPGLTDREVNDRLVKDIADQLWGMAESESHNVYGKGQVFALQPVPEVVNKLNLTPDLVSESNGQMPLLWVHRQLDNGIDIYFISNQEDRTIQASISTRGEERIPELWAADSGTSEEAPCFQFKDKRTITRIELDPSGSVFLVFRRKRLDSLLTLNSIRQDGSLKPYLVKFTKEKGGRTTLAASAGGVYSLDLSNGTQKVISIDQVPLPLSVNGAWQLTFKEDGREKTMMSDKLGSWTEMEELKYYSGTILYETTIQITKEQATGKIKAYLDLGKVFNTVSVMVNGKDMGLLWKPPFAMDLTGKLKTGANKLSLQVTNLWANRLIGDEQYPDDMIWEKRNLKEIPVWLDDITKRPEPRRKTFTTFKFFNKDSPLLPSGLIGPVFIHFVKKVPVSL